In Balearica regulorum gibbericeps isolate bBalReg1 chromosome 14, bBalReg1.pri, whole genome shotgun sequence, one genomic interval encodes:
- the CD14 gene encoding monocyte differentiation antigen CD14, producing the protein MNVAVLLLLGLGLLEAEGRCFFNRTQEHCVCYRLSQESLGSIIQCLPASVVEFWGGELERYIDFPIDDLNPSAIDMLHSLVVRKIIIGDLLVPEILLARVLRFFSYTQVQELVFESCVFEGRGNWGEMAGKDLPILSLHFHNVTSDLLTGREQDLSSLSSWMETLQDLAVTGSHVTSLPCDIGRVFRALRSLDVAQNSLGDESLMATFCKGAFPQLQVLSLQHNNLTSYHSVCKSMQLLRQLQHLDLSQNKLMADPSSSCQWPVSLRIFNLSGTGLDQILMPLPPSLEVLDMSCNHLHAVDISLSSLKKLFLSQNILQAVPSIRNCPMLDTLHLDNNSITELPWDEVKLLEHLRDVAAAGNPYNCSCSGAGGLQVLAGMGHLGQGWPQDYRCHSPPHYQGRLVKDVPVSVLQCNSAAVIAPVCILLLLLGMAGAVCLVRSRPGLIRPCCRV; encoded by the coding sequence ATGAATGTggctgttctcctcctcctggggctggggctgttgGAGGCAGAAGGCAGGTGTTTCTTCAATCGCACTCAGGAGCACTGTGTGTGCTACCGCCTGTCCCAGGAAAGCCTAGGCAGCATCATCCAGTGCCTCCCAGCCTCTGTCGTGGAGTTTTGGGGGGGAGAGCTGGAGAGATACATCGACTTCCCTATCGATGACCTGAACCCCTCTGCCATTGACATGCTGCACTCCCTTGTCgtcaggaaaataattattggTGATCTCCTGGTGCCTGAGATACTCCTTGCCCGAGTCCTGAGGTTCTTCTCCTACACCCAGGTGCAGGAGCTGGTGTTCGAGAGCTGTGTTTTCGAGGGGAGAGGCAACTGGGGTGAAATGGCTGGCAAGGACTTGCCTATATTGTCCCTGCACTTTCACAATGTGACATCTGACCTGCTGACGGGCCGCGAGCAGGACCTCTCTAGTCTGAGCAGTTGGATGGAGACCCTGCAGGACCTGGCTGTCACTGGCTCCCATGTCACCAGCCTGCCCTGTGACATTGGAAGGGTGTTCAGGGCTCTGCGTTCGCTGGATGTGGCACAAAACAGCCTTGGGGATGAGAGCTTGATGGCCACCTTCTGCAAGGGGGCTTTCCCTCAGCTCCAGGTACTGAGTCTGCAACACAACAACCTGACATCCTACCACAGCGTGTGCAAAAGCATGCAGCTGCTGCGTCAGCTCCAGCATCTAGATCTCAGCCAGAACAAGCTCATGGCAGacccatcctcctcctgccagtGGCCAGTGTCCCTCCGAATTTTCAACTTGTCTGGCACTGGCTTGGATCAAATCCTCATGCCTCTGCCTCCTAGTCTGGAAGTGTTGGACATGAGCTGCAACCACCTCCATGCTGTAGACATCTCCCTCAGCTCCCTGAAGAAGCTCTTCCTGAGCCAAAATATACTGCAGGCTGTCCCCTCCATCAGGAATTGCCCCATGTTGGACACCCTCCACCTGGACAACAACTCAATCACAGAGCTGCCGTGGGATGAGGTGAAACTCCTGGAGCACCTGCGGGATGTAGCTGCAGCTGGCAACCCCTACAACTGCTCGTGCTCTGGGGCCGGGGGGCTCCAGGTGCTGGCAGGCATGGGGCACCTCGGGCAGGGCTGGCCCCAGGACTACAGGTGTCACTCCCCCCCTCACTACCAGGGCAGGCTGGTGAAGGACGTGCCGGTCTCAGTGCTGCAGTGTAACAGTGCTGCGGTGATTGCCCCCGTCTgcattctcctcctcctgctcggCATGGCTGGGGCTGTCTGCCTGGTCAGATCCAGGCCCGGGCTCATCCGGCCCTGCTGCAGAGTGTGA
- the TMCO6 gene encoding transmembrane and coiled-coil domain-containing protein 6 has translation MWGRRRRRPGPGGCSAEEQRARRREREAALRKARRQEQLVSKRLLREDTTAEDGGQDGAEIVLDPLPEDEVLELLRGMQRSSEDRKRSLSRLRWALQNKETQQKFVRLDGSIRTLIGLFTSNLADLQMEAARCLHELSHSSDSAVAEACLPVTSYLLTYLSGHSVEFTELCLYTLGNLVVESEAVRKQLLPQGIIPVLASCIQSPHEAVLEGLGYVLSQLLQAKEAPAEIIPLVLDSVLPQHMLRLVCSGLKAGVGAAVEFAWCLHYIICSHTANAALLSLGALPALTSLLLDLASEIPQEAPEGLELLVCPVLRCLSNLLAEETSCEVQIQDERLLITLFLILQCFFQQHPFIVQECLWLLNNLTADEPFFCSAVLSLDLLPALLQLLPCSQMASVLVLTVLCNIAEKGPAYCQQLHQQAALPLLLPTLTLPDPEVVGQCLELLHLLFLHCPEAAADFIRQGGHRALEQHQSTPQLQERARALLDTVVQPLGASTFSPCHPTLSAFS, from the exons ATgtggggccggcggcggcgcaGGCCCGGGCCCGGCGGCTGCAGCGCGGAGGAGCAGCGGGCCCGGCGACGGGAGCGAGAGGCAG CTCTCAGGAAAGCCCGGCGGCAGGAGCAGCTGGTCAGCAAGCGGCTTCTGCGGGAGGACACCACAGCAGAGGATGGTGGACAAGATGGAGCAGAGATCGTGCTGGACCCTCTCCCGGAGGATGAG GTTCTTGAGCTGCTCAGAGGCATGCAGAGGAGTTCAGAGGACAGGAAGAGATCGCTCAGCCGCCTCCGCTGGGCTCTGCAGAACAAGGAGACTCAGCAGAAGTTTGTCAG ACTGGACGGCAGCATCCGGACACTCATCGGGCTCTTCACCAGCAACCTGGCTGACTTGCAGATGGAGGCAGCCCGCTGTCTCCATGAGCTCTCCCACTCCAGTGACTCTGCTGTGGCTGAAGCGTGTCTGCCAGTGACCTCCTATCTCCTCACCTACCTCTCGGGACACAGTGTTGAATTCACG GAGCTGTGTTTGTACACGCTGGGGAACCTGGTAGTGGAAAGCGAAGCTGTGAGGAAGCAGCTTCTGCCTCAGGGCATCATTCCAGTGCTGGCATCCTGCATCCAG TCCCCGCACGAGGCTGTGCTGGAAGGTCTGGGCTACGTCCTCTCGCAGCTCCTCCAGGCCAAGGAAGCCCCTGCAGAGATCATACC CTTGGTTCTGGACTCCGTGCTCCCCCAGCACATGCTTCGACTGGTTTGCTCTGGCCTCAAGGCTGGGGTAGGAGCAGCCGTGGAGTTTGCATGGTGTCTCCACTACATCATTTGTAG CCATACAGCCAACGCGGCGTTGCTGTCGCTGGGGGCCTTGCCTGCCCTCACCTCACTCTTGCTCGACCTGGCTTCTGAAATCCCCCAAGAGGCTCCTGAGGGCCTGGAGCTG CTTGTCTGCCCAGTGCTGCGGTGTCTCAGCAACCTGCTCGCAGAGGAGACGAGCTGCGAAGTCCAGATCCAGGACGAGCGCCTGCTCATCACCCTCTTCCTCATCCTGCAGTGCTTCTTCCAGCAGCACCCGTTCATCGTACAGGAGTGTCTGTGGCTGCTGAACAACCTCACAG CGGATGAGccctttttctgctctgctgtcctCTCCCTGGACTTGCTCCcggccctgctgcagctcctgccgtGTTCTCAGATGGCCAGTGTGTTG GTCCTGACAGTTCTGTGCAATATCGCAGAGAAGGGGCCAGCCTACTGCCAGCAGCTGCACCAGCaggctgccctgcccctgctgctgcccaccctCACGCTGCCTGACCCTGAGGTGGTGGGGCAGTGCCTCGAGCTGCTGCATCTCCTCTTTCTGCACTGCCCGGAG gctgctgctgactTCATCAGGCAAGGCGGGCACCGGGCCCTTGAGCAGCACCAAAGCACCCCACAACTCCAGGAGAGAGCACGAGCACTGCTGGACACGGTCGTGCAGCCCCTCGGAGCCTCTACCTTCAGTCCCTGCCACCCCACCTTGTCTGCCTTCTCCTAG
- the NDUFA2 gene encoding NADH dehydrogenase [ubiquinone] 1 alpha subcomplex subunit 2 isoform X2 has protein sequence MAAAAAVRGIGGGLGRSLRELRIHLCQRSAGSRGVRDFIEQHYVTLKKANPDFPILIQFGKEKSVPLNNLTVDEVAKALENVVKSKA, from the exons atggcggcggcggcagcggtgAGGGGCATCGGGGGCGGGCTGGGCCGTAGCCTGCGGGAGCTCCGCATCCACCTGTGCCAGCGCTCCGCGGGCAGCCGCGGCGTCAG AGACTTCATCGAGCAGCACTACGTGACCCTGAAGAAGGCAAACCCCGATTTCCCCATCCTGATCC AGTTTGGCAAGGAGAAGAGCGTGCCACTGAACAACCTTActgtggatgaagtggccaaggCATTGGAGAACGTTGTGAAAAGCAAAGCGTGA
- the NDUFA2 gene encoding NADH dehydrogenase [ubiquinone] 1 alpha subcomplex subunit 2 isoform X1: MAAAAAVRGIGGGLGRSLRELRIHLCQRSAGSRGVRDFIEQHYVTLKKANPDFPILIRECSGVQPTLWARYEFGKEKSVPLNNLTVDEVAKALENVVKSKA; encoded by the exons atggcggcggcggcagcggtgAGGGGCATCGGGGGCGGGCTGGGCCGTAGCCTGCGGGAGCTCCGCATCCACCTGTGCCAGCGCTCCGCGGGCAGCCGCGGCGTCAG AGACTTCATCGAGCAGCACTACGTGACCCTGAAGAAGGCAAACCCCGATTTCCCCATCCTGATCCGCGAGTGCTCCGGTGTCCAGCCCACGCTCTGGGCGCGGTACG AGTTTGGCAAGGAGAAGAGCGTGCCACTGAACAACCTTActgtggatgaagtggccaaggCATTGGAGAACGTTGTGAAAAGCAAAGCGTGA
- the IK gene encoding protein Red, with amino-acid sequence MPERDNEPFSNPLAPDGHDVDDSHSFHQSKLTNEDFRKLLMTPRAAPTSAPPSKSRHHEMPREYNEDEDPAARRRKKKSYYAKLRQQEIERERELAEKYRDRAKERRDGVNKDYEETELISTTANYRAVGPTAEADKSAAEKRRQLIQESKFLGGDMEHTHLVKGLDFALLQKVRAEIASKEKEEEEMMEKPQKETKKDEDPENKIEFKTRLGRNIYRILFKNKSYERNELFLPGRMAYVVDLDDEYADTDIPTTLIRSKADCPTMEAQTTLTTNDIVISKLTQILSYLRQGTRNKKLKKKDKGKLDEKKPPEADMNIFEDIGDYVPSTAKMPREKERERYRERERDRDRDRERDRDRERERDRERDRDREEEKKRHSYFEKPKADDEPTDIDKGPGSAKELIKSINEKFAGAAGWEGAESLKKPEDKKQLGDFFGMSNSYAECYPATMDDMAVDSDEEVDYSKMDQGNKKGPLGRWDFDTQEEYSEYMNNKEALPKAAFQYGIKMSEGRKTRRFKETNDKAELDRQWKKISAIIEKRKKLEADGVEVKRPKY; translated from the exons ATGCCGGAGCGCGACA ACGAACCGTTCTCCAACCCTCTGGCCCCTGATGGCCACGATGTGGACGACTCGCACTCCTTCCACCA GTCCAAGCTGACCAATGAAGACTTCAGAAAGCTTCTTATGACCCCGCGGGCTGCGCCAACATCTGCACCACCGTCCAAATCTCGCCACCATGA GATGCCCCGGGAGTACAACGAAGATGAAGATCCAGCTGCTcgcagaaggaagaagaaaag CTATTACGCAAAGCTGCGCCAACAGGAGATAGAACGCGAGAGGGAGTTGGCTGAGAAGTACAGAGATCGAGCTAAGGAGAGGAGAGATGGTGTGAACAAGGACTACGAAGAAACAGAGCTGATCAGCACAACTGCCAACTACAGGGCTGTGGGGCCAACGGCAGAGGC GGATAAAtctgctgcagagaagaggagacaGTTGATCCAGGAGTCCAAGTTCTTGGGTGGTGACATGGAGCACACTCActtggtgaagggtctggatTTTGCGCTCTTGCAGAAG GTACGGGCTGAGATTGCcagcaaggagaaggaagaggaggaaatgatGGAGAAGCCCCAGAAAGAAACTAA GAAAGATGAAGATCCTGAGaataaaattgaatttaagACCCGGCTGG gTCGCAACATCTACCGCATTCTGTTCAAGAACAAGTCCTATGAACGGAATGAGCTATTCCTGCCGGGGAGGATGGCCTATGTGGTAGATCTGGACGATGAGTATGCTGACACTGATATCCCAACCACGCTGATCCGGAGCAAGGCTGACTGCCCCACCATGGAG GCACAGACCACGCTGACCACCAACGACATTGTCATCAGCAAACTGACGCAGATCCTCTCCTATCTCAGGCAAGGGACCCGCAACAAGAAGCTCAAGAAGAAAGACAAAG GGAAGCTGGATGAGAAGAAGCCCCCTGAAGCTGATATGAA CATCTTTGAAGACATTGGGGATTATGTGCCCTCCACTGCAAAGATGCCACGGGAGAAGGAGCGGGAGAGGTACCGTGAGAGGGAGCGTGACCGGGACCGTGACCGAGAacgggaccgggaccgggagCGTGAGAGGGACAGGGAGCGTGACCGGGACcgggaggaggaaaagaagaggcaCAGCTACTTTGAGAAGCCCAAGGCTGATGATGAG CCCACAGACATCGACAAAG GACCCGGCTCAGCCAAGGAGCTCATCAAGTCCATCAACGAGAAGtttgctggagctgctggctgggaaggCGCAGAGTC GTTGAAGAAGCCAGAAGACAAGAAGCAGCTGGGGGACTTTTTCGGCATGTCGAACAGCTACGCCGAGTGCTACCCTGCTAC AATGGATGATATGGCCGTGGACAGCGATGAAGAGGTGGACTACAGCAAAATGGATCAG GGTAACAAGAAAGGACCTCTGGGCCGCTGGGACTTTGACACCCAGGAGGAGTACAGCGAATACATGAACAACAAAGAGGCTCTGCCCAA ggcagCCTTCCAGTACGGGATCAAGATGTCTGAGGGACGCAAAACCCGTCGCTTCAAGGAGACGAATGACAAGGCGGAGCTGGACCGGCAGTGGAAGAAGATCAGTGCG ATCATcgagaagaggaagaagttgGAGGCTGATGG GGTTGAGGTGAAACGTCCCAAGTACTGA
- the WDR55 gene encoding WD repeat-containing protein 55 — protein sequence MAALGEGCSEPAGREPRLRDTPEDICFEATANAIALHPARPLLAAGDVDGDVYLYSYSCTEGENRQLWSSGHHLKSCRDVAFSQDGQKLFTVSKDKSVHILTVEEGRLETRFPKAHGSALNCVLPIDNHVFATGDDGGVLKVWDLRKGDAILEAHQQEEYISAMAVDGNGKILLTASGDGTLGVFNVKRRRFELLSEPQNGDLTSVTLLKRGKKVACGSSEGTIYLFNWDGFGAASDRFALRAESVDCMVPITDSIVCVGSLDGVIRAVNILPNRVLGCVGQHLGEPIEQLAVAPGGQLLASCAHDQKVKFWDISALAGLVVDDYRKKKKKGGPLRALSSKAAGSGEDFFADLRDGAEAEAAPEAAGGSDSDDSDDSD from the exons ATGGCGGCGCTGGGGGAG GGCTGCTCGGAGCCAGCGGGGAGGGAGCCGCGGCTGCGGGACACCCCCGAGGACATCTGCTTCGAGGCGACAGCCAACGCCATCGCCCTGCACCCGGCCCGGCCCTTGCTGGCGGCGGGGGACGTGGATGGCGACGTCTACtt GTACTCGTACTCCTGCACCGAGGGCGAGAACCGGCAGCTCTGGTCTTCGGGGCATCACCTCAAGTCGTGCCGGGACGTGGCCTTCTCCCAGGACGGGCAGA AGCTCTTCACCGTGTCCAAGGACAAGTCCGTCCACATCCTGACAGTGGAGGAGGGACGGCTGGAAACGCGCTTCCCCAAGGCCCATGG ctcagccctCAACTGCGTGCTGCCCATCGATAACCACGTCTTTGCCACGGGTGATGATGGTGGGGTGCTGAAGGTGTGGGACCTGCGCAAGGGGGATGCCATCTTGGAGGCCCATCAGCAGGAGGAGTACATCAGCGCAATGGCTGTGGATGGTAACGGGAAGATTCTGCTGACTGCCAG TGGTGATGGCACCCTGGGTGTCTTCAATGTGAAGAGGCGGCGCTTTGAGCTGCTCTCGGAGCCGCAGAACGGGGACTTGACGTCTGTCACGCTGCTGAAG AGGGGGAAGAAGGTGGCGTGTGGCTCCAGCGAAGGCACCATCTACCTCTTCAACTGGGACGGCTTCGGGGCCGCCAGCGACCGCTTTGCTCTGAGGGCCGAGTCTGTTGACTGCATGGTCCCCATCACAGACAGCATCGTATGCGTGGGGTCCCTGGACGGAGTGATCAG GGCGGTGAACATCCTGCCGAACCGGGTGCTGGGCTGCGTTGGGCAGCACCTGGGGGAGCCCATCGAGCAGCTGGCGGTGGCCCCGGGCGGGCAGCTCCTGGCCAGCTGCGCCCATGACCAGAAGGTGAAGTTCTGGGACATCTCCGCCCTGGCGGGGCTGGTGGTGGACGACTACcggaagaagaagaagaagggcGGGCCGCTGCGGGCCCTCAGCAGCAaggcggcgggcagcggggaggaTTTCTTCGCCGACCTGCGGGACGGGGCCGAAGCCGAGGCCGCTccggaggcggcgggggggagcgACAGCGACGACAGCGACGACAGCGACTga
- the DND1 gene encoding dead end protein homolog 1 isoform X2 has translation MGGAAALEPSRARPGQSGGAGGIAAMEDEMWTNSINQANKMALLAWAKETGINLVQINGQRRYGGPPPGWVGDPPPAGTEVFIGKLPQDMYENTLIPLFQSVGKLYEFRLMMTFSGLNRGFAYAKYSNRRGAKEAIAAFNNFEVRKGCAIVVCKSTEKCELSMDGLATSVSRRELEAVLRQVTEGVLSVTLYASPSQKRAQLAVLKYSSHQAAAMAKKTLMEGNMRLGGVEMSVDWLNSDLKQKLQSCEEKPSSRKVQGGKCLGVPKHSPLSPVLHNVLDRLNTLCRRQHLGTPLFLTKCVQANPNGWQRFWCRVVIPGCPVPFSGFTWVRQDGPGRSGHEEAKVVVALQVLCMLGCQLM, from the exons ATGGGCGGAGCGGCGGCGCTGGAACCTTCTAGAGCCCGGCCCGGGCAGTCGGGAGGAGCGGGAGGAATAGCCGCGATGGAGGACGAG ATGTGGACCAACAGTATCAACCAGGCCAATAAGATGGCCCTGCTTGCCTGGGCAAAAGAAACTGGCATCAACCTGGTGCAGATCAACGGGCAGAGGCGATATGGTGGCCCCCCCCCAG GTTGGGTGGGTGACCCCCCGCCAGCTGGCACAGAGGTGTTCATCGGTAAGCTGCCACAGGACATGTATGAGAACACGTTGATCCCGCTCTTCCAGAGCGTGGGGAAGCTCTATGAGTTTCGCCTCATGATGACCTTCAGTGGGCTTAATCGGGGCTTTGCCTATGCCAAGTACAGCAACCGGCGCGGCGCCAAGGAGGCCATCGCTGCGTTCAACAACTTCGAGGTGCGGAAGGGCTGTGCCATCGTGGTGTGCAAGAGCACAGAGAAGTGTGAGCTGAGCATGGATGGCCTGGCCACCTCGGTGAGCCGGCGGGAGCTGGAGGCCGTGCTGCGGCAGGTCACAGAGGGGGTCCTCAGCGTCACCCTGTATGCCAGCCCCAGCCAGAAACGGGCCCAGCTTGCTGTGCTGAAATACAGCTCGCACCAGGCTGCCGCCATGGCCAAGAAAACCCTGATGGAAG GGAACATGAGGCTCGGTGGGGTGGAGATGAGTGTGGACTGGCTCAACTCTGATCTGAAGCAGAAACTGCAGTCCTGCGAGGAGAAGCCATCATCCAGAAAGGTGCAAGGGGGCAAGTGCCTGGGGGTCCCCAAGCACTCACCCCTGTCTCCGGTGCTGCACAATGTGCTGGACCGCCTGAACACCCTGTGCCGGAGGCAGCACTTGGGGACACCCCTGTTCCTCACCAAGTGCGTCCAGGCAAACCCCAACGGGTGGCAGCGGTTCTGGTGCCGGGTGGTGATCCCAGGGTGCCCTGTGCCCTTCAGTGGGTTCACATGGGTCCGGCAGGATGGGCCAGGCAGGAGCGGGCACGAGGAGGCGAAGGTCGTGGTGGCGTTGCAGGTTCTCTGCATGCTAG GATGCCAGCTGATGTAG
- the DND1 gene encoding dead end protein homolog 1 isoform X1 — MGGAAALEPSRARPGQSGGAGGIAAMEDEMWTNSINQANKMALLAWAKETGINLVQINGQRRYGGPPPGWVGDPPPAGTEVFIGKLPQDMYENTLIPLFQSVGKLYEFRLMMTFSGLNRGFAYAKYSNRRGAKEAIAAFNNFEVRKGCAIVVCKSTEKCELSMDGLATSVSRRELEAVLRQVTEGVLSVTLYASPSQKRAQLAVLKYSSHQAAAMAKKTLMEGNMRLGGVEMSVDWLNSDLKQKLQSCEEKPSSRKVQGGKCLGVPKHSPLSPVLHNVLDRLNTLCRRQHLGTPLFLTKCVQANPNGWQRFWCRVVIPGCPVPFSGFTWVRQDGPGRSGHEEAKVVVALQVLCMLGESSRGIGATPKSWSVSWECGAVVLLVHWGTQPGRQLKHCHPPHQM; from the exons ATGGGCGGAGCGGCGGCGCTGGAACCTTCTAGAGCCCGGCCCGGGCAGTCGGGAGGAGCGGGAGGAATAGCCGCGATGGAGGACGAG ATGTGGACCAACAGTATCAACCAGGCCAATAAGATGGCCCTGCTTGCCTGGGCAAAAGAAACTGGCATCAACCTGGTGCAGATCAACGGGCAGAGGCGATATGGTGGCCCCCCCCCAG GTTGGGTGGGTGACCCCCCGCCAGCTGGCACAGAGGTGTTCATCGGTAAGCTGCCACAGGACATGTATGAGAACACGTTGATCCCGCTCTTCCAGAGCGTGGGGAAGCTCTATGAGTTTCGCCTCATGATGACCTTCAGTGGGCTTAATCGGGGCTTTGCCTATGCCAAGTACAGCAACCGGCGCGGCGCCAAGGAGGCCATCGCTGCGTTCAACAACTTCGAGGTGCGGAAGGGCTGTGCCATCGTGGTGTGCAAGAGCACAGAGAAGTGTGAGCTGAGCATGGATGGCCTGGCCACCTCGGTGAGCCGGCGGGAGCTGGAGGCCGTGCTGCGGCAGGTCACAGAGGGGGTCCTCAGCGTCACCCTGTATGCCAGCCCCAGCCAGAAACGGGCCCAGCTTGCTGTGCTGAAATACAGCTCGCACCAGGCTGCCGCCATGGCCAAGAAAACCCTGATGGAAG GGAACATGAGGCTCGGTGGGGTGGAGATGAGTGTGGACTGGCTCAACTCTGATCTGAAGCAGAAACTGCAGTCCTGCGAGGAGAAGCCATCATCCAGAAAGGTGCAAGGGGGCAAGTGCCTGGGGGTCCCCAAGCACTCACCCCTGTCTCCGGTGCTGCACAATGTGCTGGACCGCCTGAACACCCTGTGCCGGAGGCAGCACTTGGGGACACCCCTGTTCCTCACCAAGTGCGTCCAGGCAAACCCCAACGGGTGGCAGCGGTTCTGGTGCCGGGTGGTGATCCCAGGGTGCCCTGTGCCCTTCAGTGGGTTCACATGGGTCCGGCAGGATGGGCCAGGCAGGAGCGGGCACGAGGAGGCGAAGGTCGTGGTGGCGTTGCAGGTTCTCTGCATGCTAGGTGAGTCCTCACGTGGCATCGGTGCCACCCCAAAGTCTTGGAGTGTCTCTTGGGAGTGTGGAGCTGTGGTGCTTCTAGTGCACTGGGGGACCCAGCCTGGCAGACAGCTGAAACACTGTCACCCCCCCCACCAGATGTGA